From Thiomicrospira sp. XS5, one genomic window encodes:
- a CDS encoding thioredoxin family protein — MVSLTTPVCDFGQPAIDFNLPGVDGQNWTLEKAKGPNGLLVMFICNHCPYVKAIQTRLANDARILRDDYGLNSIAIMSNDPTEYAEDSFDNMKRIAETFDFPFPYVMDETQAVAKAYGAVCTPDFFGYNANLGLQYRGRLDASRRETAPEDVKRDLLDAMIQVAETGQGPAEQIPSMGCSIKWKEA; from the coding sequence ATGGTCAGTTTAACCACACCGGTGTGCGACTTCGGACAACCGGCAATTGATTTCAACCTGCCCGGCGTGGACGGTCAGAACTGGACACTGGAAAAGGCCAAAGGTCCGAACGGCCTGTTGGTGATGTTCATCTGCAACCACTGCCCTTATGTCAAAGCCATCCAGACGCGTTTGGCGAATGACGCCCGCATTCTGCGTGACGACTACGGCCTCAACAGCATCGCCATTATGTCGAACGATCCGACGGAATACGCCGAGGATTCTTTCGACAATATGAAACGCATCGCCGAAACATTCGATTTTCCGTTCCCGTATGTCATGGACGAAACGCAAGCCGTGGCCAAAGCCTACGGCGCGGTCTGCACCCCGGACTTTTTCGGCTACAACGCCAACTTAGGCTTACAGTACCGCGGTCGTCTGGATGCCTCGCGCAGAGAAACCGCGCCGGAAGACGTTAAGCGCGACCTGTTAGACGCGATGATTCAAGTCGCCGAAACCGGACAAGGTCCCGCCGAGCAAATTCCCAGCATGGGCTGCTCGATCAAGTGGAAAGAAGCCTAA
- a CDS encoding rhodanese-like domain-containing protein — MKSLMDYIEAAKQVIQEVSQEDGRALVEKGVKVLDVREPGEYLAGAIDGAINVPRGVLEPAADMEYAGANPVLRDHRDDAWLVVCKSGGRAALATQTLSEMGFKNVTNLVGGMDGWQAAGFPMAIPSDENMTVVLKEPCRID, encoded by the coding sequence TTGAAAAGTTTGATGGATTATATCGAAGCGGCCAAGCAAGTGATTCAAGAGGTGTCTCAGGAAGACGGTCGTGCGTTGGTTGAAAAAGGTGTGAAGGTTCTGGACGTACGCGAACCGGGCGAATACCTGGCGGGCGCGATTGACGGCGCAATCAATGTGCCGAGAGGCGTTTTGGAACCGGCGGCGGATATGGAATACGCTGGAGCCAACCCTGTATTGCGAGACCACCGTGACGATGCTTGGTTGGTGGTGTGTAAATCCGGCGGGCGCGCGGCGTTGGCCACTCAAACCTTATCCGAAATGGGCTTTAAAAACGTGACCAACTTGGTTGGTGGCATGGACGGCTGGCAAGCGGCCGGTTTCCCGATGGCGATTCCGTCGGACGAAAATATGACGGTGGTTTTGAAAGAGCCTTGCCGTATCGACTGA